One Euphorbia lathyris chromosome 1, ddEupLath1.1, whole genome shotgun sequence DNA segment encodes these proteins:
- the LOC136231706 gene encoding uncharacterized protein — MATSAFKSTTKRTPIGKTFTADTSRTSSARSLCRFSHPPRDGFSGDAKGRLDSSSLTSSARRLLDAPRDDLSGDWRFVTTIRGGSGFPVVRFHDLQFFESADRRRSSLRDGRFVTTIRGGSGGFPVVSFHDLQFFESADRRRSSLRRDGRFVTTIRGSGGFPVVSFHDLQFFESADRRRSSGGCSMSVPEVVGTWFIMQLDFFLVYHAVGFVFG; from the exons AAAACCTTCACCGCTGATACTAGTCGGACCTCTTCTGCTCGGAGTCTCTGTAGATTCTCCCATCCGCCCAGGGATGGATTCTCAGGCGATGCCAAAGGGAGGCTTGATTCTTCTAGTCTGACCTCTTCTGCTCGGCGTCTTCTAGATGCGCCTCGGGATGACTTGTCAGGCGATTGGAGGTTTGTTACCACAATCAGAGGAGGATCAGGTTTTCCTGTTGTTAGATTCCATGATCTTCAATTCTTTGAGTCCGCTGATCGAAGGCGTTCTTCGTTGAGGGATGGGAGGTTTGTTACCACAATCAGAGGAGGATCTGGAGGGTTTCCTGTTGTTAGCTTCCATGATCTTCAATTCTTTGAGTCCGCTGATCGAAGGCGTTCTTCGTTGAGGAGGGATGGGAGGTTTGTTACCACGATCAGAGGATCTGGAGGGTTTCCTGTTGTTAGCTTCCATGATCTTCAATTCTTTGAGTCCGCTGATCGAAGGCGTTCCTCTGGAGGGTGCTCGATGTCGGTTCCTGAG GTTGTTGGCACTTGGTTTATCATGCAGTTGGATTTCTTTTTAGTCTATCATGCAGTTGGATTTGTTTTTGGCTAA